The Toxotes jaculatrix isolate fToxJac2 chromosome 21, fToxJac2.pri, whole genome shotgun sequence genome includes a region encoding these proteins:
- the rac3b gene encoding ras-related C3 botulinum toxin substrate 3b isoform X2: protein MPSLVNTSPLCDFDNYSANVMVDGKPVNLGLWDTAGQEDYDRLRPLSYPQTDVFLICFSLVSPASFENVRAKWYPEVRHHCPNTPIILVGTKLDLRDDKDTIERLRDKKLSPITYPQGLAMAREIGAVKYLECSALTQRGLKTVFDEAIRAVLCPPPVKKRGKRCTMF, encoded by the exons CTTTGACAACTACTCTGCTAATGTGATGGTGGATGGGAAACCAGTGAATCTGGGCCTTTGGGATACAGCAGGACAGGAGGACTACGATAGGCTCAGACCACTGTCTTACCCACAGACG GATGTGTTCTTGATATGCTTCTCCCTGGTCAGTCCGGCCTCCTTTGAGAACGTCCGAGCTAAG TGGTACCCTGAGGTGAGACACCATTGCCCCAACACACCCATCATCCTGGTGGGCACTAAGCTGGATTTGCGAGATGACAAGGACACCATTGAGAGGCTGCGAGACAAGAAGCTCTCCCCCATCACCTACCCGCAGGGCCTGGCCATGGCAAGAGAGATTG GGGCTGTGAAGTACCTGGAGTGCTCCGCGCTGACCCAGCGAGGCCTGAAGACGGTATTCGACGAGGCCATCCGAGCCGTGCTCTGCCCTCCGCCCGtgaagaagagggggaaaagGTGCACCATGTTCTGA